The window TTGCGATCACAGGGGACTTCAATCACACTGGTctcaaccctgcttggcttttATCAATTTGTAAATTGCCCTTCAAGAAAGAACAGAACAAGCAACCTCATGTATGTGAATGTCAGAGATGCATACAATGCCACTCCACTGCCACCGCTGGGGAGATCAGATCACAACCTGGTCTTCCTACAACCAGAGTCCATTCCAGTTGTTCGCAGACCACCTACCACCACATGCTCCTTCAGGAAATGGTCTCCTGAGGCAGAGGAGGCCCTGAGGGACTGCTTCGAGTCAACAGACTGGAATgtactgtggtgtgctggggagGCAGTATTAAAAAGAGAGACGCTGGGCGACTGAACAAGCTGGTAAAGAAAGCTGGTTCAGTTGTTGCCATTAAGCTGGAGTCACTTACAGCAACTGCAGAGACAATGAGAAAATGAGTAGGATGCTGGCTATTATGGACAATGATAGCCACCCACTACACAGCACGTTCTTTAAACAGAGGAGCATGTTCAGTGGCAGACTTCTGTCACTGTCATGCAGACAGGTTAAGGAGGTCCTTTGTCCCCAGGGCCATCCAGCTCTTCAATACCACacaaggggggaggggaggggagaaatTGACTTTTCAGCGTGAGCCTGTCTCTCTCAGCTCCTACCATTATCAGTTTGTCTACAGTCTACGACTGTCTTATAGGCTATATTAGCCCTCTTACACAATCTGGACTGTGATCATCTACATCTCACATCttataacttattccctgtCATATAGTGTTCTTATTCAATCAGTTAGTTTATCGGTTATGTTCATATTTAACAGTCATAGTTAATGTTTGATTATGATCTtctgcactgttcaatccctaCACTGTTCACCTTTGCACTATCaccattgcacacagtctaccTTAGTACCCTctcttatcatggtcattgcacaTCTGTGAGTGACTTCtatttttatgtatgtgtgatatatgtgtttgttgtgttatggttgtcatAGCTACTGGATATCTACAATTTCCTttgagatgaataaagtatctatctatctatctatctatctatctatctatctatgtgaaTATTTTGGGATCGCACTGACAGAGGAGTCTGGCTGCTGCTGATCCATACATGTTCTACTGCCACTGAAGCTACTCCCAACTGTTTGCGTGTTTGTACTTATCCAGCGGACTGTGAGCAGGACTGGCTCCATTATGTTCTGCTGTGTTCTCTGTACCTGGTGAGTCCTCCGTCCTCCAGGTCCCTGAAGTCGCTGTTCGTCCATGTGGAGAACTTCTCCAAGATGTAGGCAGCCAGACCCACTGGGGAGTCATTCAGTCCTCGGCCtgaggtgagaaaggggaatgGATTTGCTGATTAAAAAGAGATTCTATGGACCATTTTTAGACTGGACTAAAGCCGATGGATCCTGTTATCAGGTCCTTACCCACGGTGTCAGGCTTGGTGGCCTGGATGTGCATGTAGCCAGACTCTTTGATGGATATATTCACCAGTTTCTCCATGCAGGGGAAGAGACGCTCAATGTCCGTGTCAGTGAAGCCAAACAGCTTGGGGAAGTAACGGCCCAGCATGAGGGACAGGGTCATGAGCAGCCCCGGATTGGAGGGCGGGGCAAAGTTCACATGCAAGCCTCTGATACTCCTGGAGAGAAAAACTGGAGTAAGACCTTATTTCAGCATCTCTAAAtactttgtgtgtgggtgtatgtgttaCCTGGGCTCCAGCTGGGCCATGTTGGTAGTGACCAGCCAGCCCCAGTCTCCTCCATGAGCGTAGAACTGCTGGAAGCCCAGACGCTTCATCAGCTTGTGGAAGATGTGTGCGGCACGTACGGAATCGAAGcctgcataaacacacacacacacacacacacacacacgtcaagttttaaatggacatttcaATTGTTGAGACAAATTCTGGGATCAACGGTTTCTTTTCATCAGTGTTGTTTCCAATAACCTACACGTACAAGTACATGTGATCTGCATATTCATTCTGTTCCCACATCTGGCATTAATATATTCCCAAAAACACTTTCCAGACTCACCTTTCTTATGTGGTGCTTCTGAAAAACCGTAGCCTGGTATGGAGGGGCACACCACCTCAAACACAAGGTGGctggggtctgatggttctgtCAGTAGAGGGATCAACCCATAGAACTCATAGAAGGAGCCGGGCCAGCCGTGCACCATGATCAGAGGAAGAGCACTGGATCCCTCTGGCACCGTCTTGGGCTTGACATGCAGGTAGTGGATATCAATACCTGGAAAATGGATAGAGGATGCAGGTTAGAGGTAGGCACATATCTTCTTCAGGAGGGTGAAATATTGAGTGTAAATAATATTTCATTGAGTGAAATATTATTGCCAAATGCAATTCATGGCATTTGTTTGCACATGCTTGGGTCATGGTGagttactttaattttattttattataaaaggAAAGCAAAAGCACTTTATGGCGTGCAGAGCTTGCTCACCTTCGATGTTGGTTTTGAAGTGAGGGTACTGGTTGAGTCTGTCCACCTGTCTCCTCCAGTCAAAGTCATTTCTCCAGTAAGACAGCACCGTCTGCAGGTACTGGGAGTTGAAGCCGTAGGTAAAGTGGCTGTCCTCCAGAGAGGGGACAGGCCGAGTCTGGTCTATCCTCCTGTAGAGGTCCTGGGACACAGGGACACAGGGATAACATTAGGGACGGCCAGGACTGCCTGACTGACAGACTGCGAGACAGACGGAGAGGAAATCCAACCTCCAGCTCCTCAGCACTGGTGCTGACTGTAAAGGGACGAATGGTGACGTCCTCCCCTCCATCAGGAGGGGCACCAGCCCCCCACCAGCCATCCTCTGTCCTCAGCACCTGGGTCCTGCTCCTCTGGACCAGGAAGTAGAGCAGCCCTCCAACCAGCAGAGCAACCAGCACCTCGGTTAACATGCTGcaaggacagagacagacagggaggcaGTGGGACAGGGAGGGgtggggaggagagagggacaaGGAGGCAGTGGGACAGGGAGTTGAGGGAGGTGAGGGACGGGGGACGGGGAGGCAGTGGGACAGGGAGgcaagggagggggagggacaGGGTGGGGCGGGGAAAGAGgaagggaagagagggagggacggggagggaggcagggacagggaggcagagagacagggagggagggatggggaGACAGTGGGACAGGAGGGAGGgacagggaggagggagggacagGGAGGCAGTGGgacagggagggaggaagggacgGGGAGGCAGGGACAGGGAGGAAGTGGGAAAGGGAGGAAGGGACAGGGATGCAGGGACGGGGAGGCAGTGGGATAGAGAGGCAGAGACAGGGATGCAGGGACAGGGAGGCAGTGGGACAGGGATGCAGGGCCAGGGAGGCAGTGGGACAGGAAGGGGCGGGGAGGCAGTGAGACAAGGAGGGGCAGCAGGGTTCAGATGGATGATTGAGAACTACAGATTTACATATTTGACGTGGCtattattaaaacattaaaacagttgTACCTTTATTAAAGAAGTTATTATGGATCAAATCCTAAAGGATCATTAACGTGTGCAGAGTGAGTGACTGTGGTGTCTGTGGTGTACTTTAATGAGCTCAGAGGAAACAAAGTGGCAGTGTTGCTGTGGCCAGCTGTCACGTGATTAGCCCCTGGCTGCATGACCAATCAGCAGCGGCAAACAGCAGTGTTCCCCGCACTCTGACTCGAGTCTACGGTGACGTTACGTAACATTAATGTAATCAGTAGTCTCTTTATCTACATCAAATTGCTTTACTGGCAAGAATGTCAGGAAAACAACATTGCCAAGCGTCAAGGATCATACAATTCCCTAATAATAAGATGAAAGAACCTACACATGCATGCCTACAAgtttacaatgaatacataaatgtATTCAAACTGTCTGCTGGTCCCGTCCAGCCCGTCACTCCTCCTGTCCTTCGGTAACGTCTCGACACTGTAACGTTACTATTCTATACCGTTACTATACTTTAGCGTTACTTGGTAGCTCACAGTAACATTAGTTACTCACCTGTTGACTTAACGTCCACGGACCAGTGATGCAACACGTGTGCTGCTTGTTATTCTGCGAGCATGAAGAAGGAAAACACTGGCGAGACCTGACTGACTAACCGTGAGGAAATACCAGAGGGGCATGATGGGTCATGTAGTACTTTACGGATGAGGCCAAATGGGATGCTGGGTAATAACTCAGGGAATTACTGcaattcaaatcaaatcaatcacCAGATAAATAGAATGAAGAAATTATCTGTAAAGCAATATTTCACCACTTTTCTACCATGAATATTGAACATAGTTCAGTTTTAGGATGATACTGATGGTGATAGCTTTATTGTTTGACTCAAGGtccatttaaaaacattcaaCCCGATtaaaaggacagagagagaactATAGCATGCACCGTTTGGTTATTATTTCTTCAGAGCACTGCTCAGCTTTGTCTCTACTCAACACGGGACGTCCCGTAGAGCTTCAGACCGAccgtagatagatagatttattaatccaaaaaaaatgggaaattatgggaGTTAGTAGATAGCAAGCCTGGCTGATTAGAAAATGCTGATACAgatgcaaatgtattttaaatgaagtcAGTTACTAAGGGGAATATAAGTGCTACATGTGTGTTTCTATAGTGGACCAATGCacctattatttttattataattattttagttGTCCATTCATGTAACAACAGGGAGAGGACACCTCAATGGTTTGACCTTATGGGCTGGGGAGGAAATAACTGACGTACATACTCTGATTCATGTTTACAGTGGGCATGGAATTTATCACTTAATTATCtttatagtttctagattttaGAGTCCAATTCATtcagtgtctttcttttctaGTAGGCTATATATGTCCATATATACTCGGAAGCTGAGCATATAGCCTAATACGTTGAAAAGGAAACTCGGCctatgtgataaaaaaaatacatgagaaAAAGTGTGTCAGATAACAGCAGACTGACTTATTGATGTATCATTTATGAACTACTGAAATCACTCAATTGGTCACTTGTCATTTGCAAAACGAACAGTTTTGCATtacactttgcattaaaagcgAGCAGTGGAAGTTAATAGTGGAAGTTAATATGACTTAGGGAATTTATATTTTAGCCcatgagagagggggggaagggagagagagagggagaaacggAGTGAGAGAGATATTTATGCACCATATTCGAGCGTTGTAGAAAATGGATCTTCATGGTAAATTTCCTGAGTAACATTAACTTCTGCTTACTGATAAGGCTAATGATTAATGTGGTTAATGTGTGCTAATGCTGAGTAGCTTATCCTTGACTGGTATGGTTATGACGGGTTCAGAGCAGTGGTCAGTTGATGGATGTCTTCAGGCTgctcacacattcagtcggtccgaGATCGTGTCCCTCGCTTTCTCTCACTGTCTTAACAGACCTCGAGGTCAATCTAGATTTACTGATGCTAAATTGGTGAATACTTATTAGACATACTTTACACACAGTGAGCagcttttaatgcaaagtgtgcaattgtttgttttttgttgtttgcaaATGACAAAGTGACTGTGAATGGTTTCAGTTAAGAGCAGTAGTTtgtaaatgtatacttttaGACTATCATTCAGTCGGGCCAAGCTTCACATACTAGATGCTTAGCTCCCTCATACATATGGACATAGAAAAGAAAGACGCTGAAGAAATGGGACTCtaaaatctagaaactataaaGGTAACTGATACATTTCATGCTCACTGTAAACATAAATGGACAGAGTATATTCAGCAGTTATTTCCTCCGCagcaaaatatgtcaaaaaccATTGAGGTGTCCTCTACCTGTTGTTACGTGAATGGACAGTAGTCTACACTATATAGTTATTGGTTCAGTGAACTTAGACTGTAATTTGGGAGAATTGTACAATTAGGAAATGTTCCTAAAATTGTACAATCCTTCCCAATTATAGTCATTAGAGAATACAAAAAATTAATCAACTAAAATAATTGAAGGTGCATTGGTCCACTAtagaaacacacatatacagcacTTATATTGCCCTTAGTAACTgacttcatttaaaacacatttgcaactTTATCAGCCTTTTCTAAAACAACTGTGATAATATATTCACCAAACTCAATACAGcaatataacagtaacaatgtCACATGAATAACCACTAAAAATAATGGTCGCAACTTTAAATAACTAAACAGCAATATGCACCTGttttattaatgaaaaaaataaggtAAAAGCACTTCTGAGTGAACCGAAAAGGCTCCAGGATTAATTAATCCTAGCTGGCAAGACCAGGCTAACTGtacagaataaatctccatggtaacttaggtgcctctgcttttgtgaaacagAGTCAAGGCTAAATTAAGCCAGGATAACTGGGACATCCCAACTTAATCCCTTATCTTAGTTTGTGAAATGGCCCTCAGATGAATACAGGCGAAACACTGGCTCTACTGGAGTAAATAAACGTTTATTGAACATGTAACAATGATTCTCAGTCGACAAAATGGCATTAGGAGGTGTGTGGGGTTCCTCCACACTgtcaccagccaatcagaagctcCTGCTCCAGTTGCGTGGCACGAGTCCAGGAGGAAAACCAAAAAGGAACCAACCTGTGCTGAAACTGAATCCAACATCACTACGTAGATGTGAATAGAAAAGACATGTTATGTTTCCATGCCTGtcctttttgtcctttttaaaactcaaattAAATGCAGCTCCTCTAAAGAAATCAAGGAGCCAGAGCTGCTCGCACTGCAGCTGAggatttgcccccccccccaaaaaaaacccccatCATCCAGCAACCTACACTCACCTTCCTTAGAGTCATACCATCAGGACAATGGGATTATATTGAAGAAAGTGtcgttaaaaaacaaaacatatcttTATGTATATTACTATCACATATCTAGCGGTATGACATCCAAATAGGCAGCTAGGCAGCCAgactccctccccccctccccccccccccccaaactccACATGGCACTGTGATGGTCCTGTGCTCTAACAACCATTGTGTCCACTGGATTCGGTCCAGCTGCTCCGGAGCATTTTAGTCCGTCTCCATGGAGCCACTGTGCGTCTCCTTGGACACCATGAGTCTCATCAGTTTCCCGTGGAGCTTCTCGATCTTCTTCACGTCCTGGGCCTGGTCTGTCTTGTACTGTAAACACTGTGGGGAAGGACAAAAGACTACATGAGGACAATGATAGCTACAGCACCATTACCGTCAACGGGCTGACAATAGTCTCACAGTACTATCACATATCAACAGAGACATATCTCCTTCTCAATATATtctctgtatgtatgtgcaaAAGCCTGcgattcattatttatttattgtctgtataatgcaccacacacacacacacacacacacacacacacaacacacacacacacacacaacacagagttGGGTGTATATAATACagattgtatttttgtttacttATGAGTGATTGATGCATTTAGCTGATGAAatcaatcaacagaaaactaCAGATTACAGCCAAGTAACTCCAGGTAGGCTACAAAGTATCTTTGAGTACTGGAAGTATTAGTATGTTCTCTGGTTCTCAGGTCGCTGATGGATGGAAACAGTAGGGTGTCACGTGTTACTCAACAGTTCAGGTACACATGACGTCACTTACCACGGCATTGTCGGTGACTTTGATGCAAAGGTTTCCGTCGCAGTGTCTGTACTTGAGGACCACTCTCACCTGGAAACACACAAGGCTGACGTCAGTGACCCGTCTACAGCGCCACATACGCTCTGTGGCTATTCCCCAGCTAACAGGCTATCCAGCTAGCATGCTAAGCTGCTGCTGAGACAGAGAGGCTCACCTTCATGGGGTCTGTCAGATAGAGCTTCTCTGCGGCGCGCGCGAACTCCTCCCAGGTCTGATAGTGAGGCATGGTTCTGGGTTCTGGCGGACAGAGTTCGGTGGAAGAGACGGATCGGAATCAACGAGCCGCTTCGCTCACTTCAGAACACCACATCAGCACCAGTGGTAACACAACCAATCAATGAAGAGAACGTACGGAAAAAACACTTCCGGGGCACCGTTTCAAAATAAGAGCAGAACACGTTTACAGAAGCAAAGGAATAAAACGGATCCAAATGAAACAAGTACAAATACAACTAAATAGAATGAAGGCTTTATGCACATTATAAAGTTTCTGGTAATAAGTAATAATTAATAGTAAGTCAAACAAACAGAACGCTGTTTTATTGATTGATATTTGATTGTATTTGTGATCAAGTTTAAAATGTGTCATCAGCAGTGGCTATGGTCCCATTCATTAGCTGCAAGCCTAGCGTTTCCCTCTAAAAAATAAACCCTGATGCTTAATCTAATCTGATAATTTTGGGTGAATCAGTGCTGCCCATGTATAAtactctcttttctctctctctcctctctctctctctctctctctctctctctctctctctctctctctcttctctctctctctctctctctctctctctctctctctctctctctctctctctctctctctctctctctctctctcttagtcTAAGGTGCTGCCTCGTGCTTCATAGGCCCGAGCTTTGTTTTGAAAGGACCTTCAGTCACTGGACCGGAAACATACCTGAACTGTGAGGGAATTCTATATGTCGCCCTCTGGTGGCTGCACCTACAGCTGGCTGAGACACACTACCGACACAGTGCCAATGGAGTCAGCtcaaaaatatacaatacaagACCGGGACAAATACACAGAGCTGATAGATGAGTAATATGTTTATCTGTAGCATAATAACTAGTAATAACAGCTGCCAGAGATGTAACATATCCCTTGACATGTAGCCTACTGGAGTACCTAGGCTTAAAGGAGCCTACAGagtttgtttatgtgttttatttggatccccattagcctCAACATAACCTAAAAGCTATTTTCCCTGGGGAATTAAATCTCACAGTTAATgcaattaatattaaaataaaataaaagacagtaCTCTGAATAGCTAAATCtattttaagaaataagatCACAAAAGCCCTATAACAAACTAATTTGATATGAAAtatatttaattcctttgaagtaaatatgtcttaagtgattttttaaaaccatcctgagagttgtgtttgatagtcgttgggagagagttccattcacacGTTGCTCTGTACCTGACGAAACGTTGAATTaatttagttttcactttaggtaaaataaaactccctccTACTGCATGCCTTGTTGGATACTGATGTGTATCAGTACTAAACGATAGTATTGTATATAAAGTAAAAGGGGTTTTATTTGTTATAACGTcatgtaaaaaagaaacattagtgaatacacaaatctatttttaactttaaaccatgAGAGTCTTT of the Etheostoma spectabile isolate EspeVRDwgs_2016 chromosome 18, UIUC_Espe_1.0, whole genome shotgun sequence genome contains:
- the ephx1 gene encoding epoxide hydrolase 1, with protein sequence MLTEVLVALLVGGLLYFLVQRSRTQVLRTEDGWWGAGAPPDGGEDVTIRPFTVSTSAEELEDLYRRIDQTRPVPSLEDSHFTYGFNSQYLQTVLSYWRNDFDWRRQVDRLNQYPHFKTNIEGIDIHYLHVKPKTVPEGSSALPLIMVHGWPGSFYEFYGLIPLLTEPSDPSHLVFEVVCPSIPGYGFSEAPHKKGFDSVRAAHIFHKLMKRLGFQQFYAHGGDWGWLVTTNMAQLEPRSIRGLHVNFAPPSNPGLLMTLSLMLGRYFPKLFGFTDTDIERLFPCMEKLVNISIKESGYMHIQATKPDTVGRGLNDSPVGLAAYILEKFSTWTNSDFRDLEDGGLTRKFSLDDLLTNVMIYWTSGCIISSMRFYKENLGKGLNAPHSKIPVDVPTGFACFPNELTHTPKLWLKQKYRNLVTFTPMARGGHFAAMEEPQLMAEDIQNFTKIVEKQRAV
- the srp9 gene encoding signal recognition particle 9 kDa protein, whose amino-acid sequence is MPHYQTWEEFARAAEKLYLTDPMKVRVVLKYRHCDGNLCIKVTDNAVCLQYKTDQAQDVKKIEKLHGKLMRLMVSKETHSGSMETD